In Lewinellaceae bacterium, a single window of DNA contains:
- a CDS encoding VOC family protein: protein MEGLKRTTVTVMVSNLDTAVSFYTEQLGLKLIKRYGEHYAEIATPGFSIGLHPTSEPIIKGNNLSIGFGVGDLDLNLKRLQAKEIKYRVVQDGPSRLAHFYDQDGNPLYMIEVE from the coding sequence ATGGAAGGCTTAAAAAGAACTACCGTAACAGTAATGGTGTCTAACCTTGATACTGCCGTCAGCTTCTACACAGAACAACTCGGCCTGAAACTGATAAAAAGGTACGGGGAACACTACGCCGAGATAGCAACTCCGGGTTTTTCCATCGGCCTGCATCCCACATCAGAGCCCATTATCAAGGGCAACAACCTGTCCATCGGTTTCGGCGTCGGCGATCTTGACTTGAACCTGAAGCGCCTACAGGCGAAAGAGATAAAATACCGGGTGGTTCAGGACGGGCCCAGCCGCCTGGCTCACTTCTACGATCAGGATGGGAATCCGTTGTATATGATAGAAGTAGAGTAG
- a CDS encoding mechanosensitive ion channel family protein — translation MENFWNDLLDQISAYYESIIALMPKLILGIVIILVFWYLSSLFKRWSGKWLRLRMDDPLLAVFLSRLVKATFITIGLLAFLQVVGLGNAAGSLLAGAGISAFVIGFAFKDIGENFLAGILMAFKRPFRIGDIVESGDIKGTIIGLSLRDTQVKTFDGKDVYIPNGLILKNPIINYTIDGFLRQEFDIGIDYGSDIGQAMKIILGTLAKVPGILQNEKAPSVLINTLGSSSLNLKAYYWLDTFDKEASGLEIRNEAVERTLGALEAAGFYLPGDIVEVKNYSSQPLKMEPP, via the coding sequence ATGGAAAATTTCTGGAATGACCTGCTGGATCAGATTAGCGCCTATTATGAATCGATCATAGCGCTGATGCCCAAACTAATCCTGGGCATCGTGATAATCCTTGTTTTTTGGTATCTGTCCAGCCTGTTTAAGCGCTGGTCAGGCAAGTGGCTTCGGCTGCGAATGGACGACCCGCTGCTGGCTGTTTTCCTTTCCCGGCTGGTAAAAGCTACCTTCATAACCATTGGCTTGCTGGCATTCCTGCAGGTAGTGGGCCTGGGCAACGCCGCCGGCTCGCTGCTGGCCGGCGCCGGCATCTCCGCCTTTGTCATTGGCTTCGCGTTCAAAGATATTGGCGAAAACTTCCTGGCCGGCATCCTCATGGCGTTCAAACGCCCCTTCCGCATTGGCGATATTGTCGAGTCGGGCGACATCAAAGGCACCATCATCGGCCTGAGCCTGCGCGACACCCAGGTCAAGACCTTCGACGGCAAAGACGTTTATATTCCCAACGGCTTAATATTGAAAAACCCCATCATCAACTACACCATCGACGGTTTTCTCCGGCAGGAGTTCGACATTGGGATCGATTATGGCTCGGATATTGGCCAAGCGATGAAGATCATCCTCGGCACCCTGGCCAAAGTTCCGGGTATTCTGCAAAACGAAAAAGCGCCCAGCGTGCTGATCAACACGCTGGGCAGCAGTTCCCTCAACCTTAAAGCCTACTACTGGCTCGATACTTTCGACAAGGAGGCCTCCGGTTTAGAAATCCGAAACGAGGCAGTGGAACGCACCCTGGGAGCACTGGAAGCCGCTGGCTTTTATCTGCCCGGCGATATCGTGGAGGTCAAAAATTACAGCAGCCAGCCGCTGAAAATGGAGCCGCCTTAA
- a CDS encoding substrate-binding domain-containing protein: protein MKLKFIAHHPFQAMAFGLVMFIFFSCSQEAKEKKYVIGFSQCCEDPWRDVMNGEMQRELLLHPELDFKIKVAGNNNEVQEQQIKQLVAQGIDILLVSPNEAKPLTAVIEEVYMAGIPVIFIDRKTDSELYTAYIGANNYEVGRTAGRYVASRMNGKAKVIEILLPLTISAGAARNRGFQDGIVPTPGVEVVAALETKGGLDDIYKFLPEILRQHPDATAIFGHTDLFAETAYKIMQDMGQAKEMFFVGIDGIPGTGRGIQAVKDGILDASMLYPTGGAEAIRLALAVLNNLPYEKENMLETIVIDEGNARILHNQMKKVFSLQENIDGQMKVLENYKLVSRNQRIFIFVLIFSLLMAAVMGVFLWKSLRVQKAALSNLEIKNREIMEHEQQLVEMAVEVKQATQAKMDFFTNISHEFRTPLTLILGFVEDILPSKKLGTEVQQSIGHIRQNAFRLLRLVNQLMDFRKVESHQMKLRANKNDLVAFVRNIMESYGPSAQKRGIDFQLLTREEALPVWFDAGMMDKVLFNLLSNSFKFTPDGGKIHLAISNDNFENKVKLSVEDSGKGMTETETAHVFEPFFQGEEQQLVGTGLGLSLSKSLVELHGGSISVRSSKGKGSRFMISLPLGNQHLREDEIVMEQTEHLSGEEFFLASEMELEDMGNSAEGTAANQQILIIEDNQDLQFFLRKKLSAIYQVVQATNGKEGLQKAFDQTPDLIVCDIMLPGMDGLEITRTLKSDLRTSHIPILILSARGTVEQQIEGTELGADSYVTKPFNVQFLMAKIKSLLLNRAVLKESFGKGLVSHSLENLTVDLPESTSPLDRDFIQKFVTYIGQHYNRQDFQVADLCQEFGLSRSQLYRKVSALLGESISDYIQNIRLKKAEELLLEGKHLVADIAYQVGYSSPDYFSTVFRSRYGVPPTAFRKKK, encoded by the coding sequence ATGAAGCTGAAATTCATTGCTCATCACCCCTTCCAGGCCATGGCCTTTGGCTTGGTAATGTTTATTTTCTTCTCTTGTTCACAGGAGGCAAAAGAAAAAAAGTACGTAATTGGATTCTCCCAGTGCTGCGAAGATCCATGGCGGGACGTCATGAATGGTGAAATGCAGCGGGAACTTCTCCTGCATCCTGAATTGGATTTTAAAATAAAAGTCGCCGGGAATAACAATGAAGTGCAGGAGCAACAGATAAAACAACTCGTGGCGCAAGGCATTGACATCCTGCTCGTTTCACCTAACGAAGCCAAGCCGCTGACGGCTGTCATCGAAGAAGTTTACATGGCAGGCATTCCGGTCATTTTTATCGATCGAAAGACGGATTCCGAACTTTACACCGCTTACATCGGAGCCAATAATTATGAAGTCGGGAGAACGGCAGGACGCTATGTGGCCAGCCGAATGAATGGGAAAGCCAAGGTTATCGAAATCCTTTTGCCGCTGACCATTTCGGCCGGTGCTGCCCGCAACCGGGGATTTCAGGATGGAATTGTCCCGACTCCCGGCGTCGAGGTGGTGGCTGCACTCGAAACCAAAGGCGGGCTGGACGACATTTATAAATTTTTACCCGAAATATTGCGCCAGCACCCGGATGCCACCGCTATCTTCGGCCACACCGACCTCTTTGCTGAAACAGCCTATAAAATAATGCAGGACATGGGCCAGGCTAAAGAAATGTTCTTCGTCGGCATTGACGGAATACCGGGCACGGGCCGTGGCATTCAAGCCGTGAAAGACGGCATTCTCGACGCTTCCATGCTCTACCCGACGGGGGGCGCAGAAGCCATCCGTCTGGCCCTCGCTGTTTTAAACAACCTCCCCTACGAGAAGGAAAATATGCTGGAAACCATCGTTATTGATGAAGGCAATGCCCGCATCCTCCACAACCAGATGAAGAAAGTTTTCAGCCTCCAGGAAAATATTGATGGGCAAATGAAGGTGCTCGAAAATTACAAACTCGTTTCCCGCAACCAGCGCATTTTCATTTTTGTGCTCATTTTCAGTTTGCTAATGGCTGCGGTGATGGGGGTATTTTTATGGAAATCATTACGGGTTCAAAAGGCTGCCCTGAGCAACCTGGAAATAAAGAACCGGGAAATCATGGAACACGAGCAGCAACTCGTCGAAATGGCCGTAGAGGTAAAACAGGCCACCCAAGCGAAGATGGACTTTTTCACCAACATCAGCCACGAATTCAGGACGCCGCTTACGCTGATCCTGGGCTTTGTAGAAGACATTTTACCTTCAAAAAAACTGGGGACAGAGGTGCAACAAAGCATTGGCCACATCCGCCAGAATGCCTTCCGTTTGCTGCGGCTGGTTAATCAACTCATGGATTTCAGAAAAGTAGAAAGCCATCAGATGAAACTCCGTGCCAATAAAAACGATCTCGTGGCATTCGTGCGAAACATCATGGAATCTTACGGCCCAAGTGCCCAAAAGCGTGGCATCGATTTCCAGTTGCTTACCAGGGAAGAGGCATTGCCGGTCTGGTTCGATGCCGGTATGATGGATAAAGTGTTGTTCAACCTGCTTTCCAACAGTTTTAAATTTACGCCTGATGGCGGCAAGATCCACCTCGCTATTTCGAATGATAATTTTGAAAACAAGGTAAAACTCTCCGTCGAAGACAGCGGTAAAGGCATGACAGAGACTGAAACAGCGCACGTTTTCGAACCTTTTTTTCAGGGTGAAGAGCAGCAGTTGGTAGGAACGGGGCTTGGACTTTCGCTGTCAAAATCGCTGGTAGAACTGCATGGCGGCAGTATTTCGGTCCGCAGTTCAAAAGGCAAAGGGAGTCGTTTCATGATCTCGCTGCCGCTCGGCAATCAACACCTTCGGGAGGACGAAATAGTGATGGAACAAACAGAACACCTCTCGGGCGAGGAGTTTTTCCTGGCTTCAGAAATGGAGTTGGAGGATATGGGGAATAGTGCTGAAGGCACAGCGGCTAACCAGCAAATTTTGATCATCGAAGACAACCAGGACCTGCAATTCTTCCTGAGGAAAAAACTCAGCGCTATCTACCAGGTAGTTCAGGCAACCAACGGAAAAGAGGGCCTGCAAAAAGCCTTCGACCAGACGCCCGACCTCATCGTATGCGACATCATGCTGCCAGGTATGGACGGACTGGAGATTACCCGCACCCTGAAATCCGACTTGCGTACTTCACACATTCCCATTCTGATTTTGTCGGCCCGCGGCACTGTAGAGCAACAGATCGAAGGCACGGAACTGGGTGCTGACTCGTATGTCACCAAGCCGTTTAACGTGCAGTTTCTGATGGCAAAAATCAAGTCGCTGCTACTAAACAGGGCGGTACTGAAGGAAAGTTTTGGAAAAGGGCTGGTTTCGCATTCATTAGAAAACCTAACGGTGGACTTACCCGAAAGCACCTCACCGCTGGATCGTGATTTTATTCAAAAATTCGTGACCTACATCGGGCAGCATTACAACCGGCAGGATTTCCAGGTGGCCGACCTCTGCCAGGAATTCGGTCTGTCAAGGTCGCAACTTTACCGCAAAGTAAGTGCCCTGCTCGGCGAAAGCATCAGCGACTACATCCAAAATATTCGCCTGAAAAAAGCCGAGGAGCTGCTGCTGGAAGGCAAACATTTGGTAGCCGACATTGCCTACCAGGTGGGGTACTCTTCACCGGATTACTTTTCGACGGTGTTCCGGTCGAGGTATGGGGTGCCGCCAACGGCGTTTAGGAAGAAGAAATAG
- a CDS encoding glycosyltransferase family 39 protein — protein MKLFKNPAPLIFFSLYLVLGLLIYGDYGMSWDEALQREHGLVSAHYVNQWVGYTDDAYSGEELPTYQHRFYGVWFSLPAAWLEKALGLEGFRQQFRLRHLLVFLIFWLSALLFYRLLLERFGHWGWALLGTSLLVLCPRIFAHSFYNPKDLPFLSLYILGSYSLFRFWLKPNVRSALFHGLACGMLIAMRVTGIILPAVTLFLIGAGLLFNRRMETCRLKKYALGLLIYLPAAAFFTVLFWPYLWEQPWRHFLEAFDAMAQYKWGGTVIFRGQFLAGDAIPWYYIPYWMGISIPAVYLFLAACGLLLLFPPLAANLGRRPWRLWANDEQRKDWGMLALLLAPLAAIIAKDSVVYDGWRHLFFIYPCLVYLAVYGLCRLWSLAKDKRPAWRYALIGLTALGMGNTAWFMVRYHPNQNVYFNELAPGNQLAKFDLDYWGLAYKQGFEALAKIDKREKIKVACNTYPGELNWRFLPPGVRARFEVLDKSRVGEADYFLSDFRHWAEGFQQYREHRALFGGEEVFAVRVGGTKVLVAYTVSFHVNPQ, from the coding sequence TTGAAACTTTTTAAAAACCCGGCGCCTCTTATTTTCTTTTCCCTCTACCTGGTATTGGGGCTATTGATCTATGGCGACTACGGCATGTCGTGGGATGAGGCGCTGCAGCGGGAACACGGCCTGGTTTCTGCGCATTATGTAAACCAATGGGTGGGCTACACGGATGATGCATACTCCGGGGAGGAACTGCCAACCTATCAGCACCGTTTTTACGGCGTCTGGTTTAGCCTGCCGGCGGCGTGGCTGGAGAAAGCCCTGGGGTTGGAGGGCTTCCGGCAGCAGTTTCGCCTGCGGCACCTGCTGGTGTTTCTGATCTTCTGGCTATCCGCGCTTCTTTTTTACCGGCTGCTCCTGGAGCGATTTGGGCATTGGGGTTGGGCTTTGCTGGGCACAAGCCTGCTGGTGTTGTGCCCGCGCATTTTCGCCCATTCTTTCTACAACCCCAAGGACCTGCCGTTCCTGTCCCTCTACATTCTCGGCAGCTACAGTTTGTTTCGGTTCTGGCTGAAGCCCAATGTTCGCTCCGCTCTTTTCCACGGGCTGGCCTGCGGCATGCTCATCGCCATGCGGGTAACGGGCATTATTCTTCCAGCCGTGACGTTGTTTTTGATCGGCGCAGGACTGCTGTTCAACAGGCGGATGGAAACATGCCGGCTTAAAAAATATGCCCTGGGCTTGTTGATCTACCTGCCTGCGGCCGCTTTTTTTACTGTTCTTTTCTGGCCCTACCTGTGGGAGCAGCCGTGGCGGCATTTTCTGGAAGCATTTGATGCCATGGCGCAGTACAAATGGGGGGGTACGGTTATTTTTCGGGGGCAGTTTCTGGCCGGGGATGCGATTCCCTGGTATTACATACCTTATTGGATGGGCATCAGCATACCGGCAGTTTATCTTTTTCTGGCGGCCTGCGGCTTGCTGTTGCTCTTCCCTCCGCTGGCGGCCAACCTGGGCCGCCGCCCCTGGCGCTTGTGGGCCAATGATGAGCAGCGCAAGGATTGGGGCATGCTGGCCCTGCTGCTGGCGCCGCTGGCGGCCATCATCGCCAAGGATTCCGTCGTTTATGACGGCTGGCGGCACCTGTTTTTTATCTACCCTTGTTTGGTATATTTGGCAGTGTACGGCCTGTGCCGGCTTTGGAGCCTGGCAAAAGATAAGCGCCCTGCCTGGAGGTATGCGCTGATTGGCCTTACTGCCCTGGGCATGGGCAATACGGCCTGGTTTATGGTGCGTTATCATCCGAATCAGAATGTCTATTTCAATGAACTGGCCCCGGGCAACCAACTGGCGAAGTTCGACCTGGATTACTGGGGGCTCGCTTACAAACAAGGCTTCGAAGCCCTGGCGAAGATCGACAAGCGGGAGAAAATAAAGGTGGCCTGCAATACCTATCCAGGCGAGCTCAACTGGCGGTTCCTCCCACCCGGCGTCAGGGCCCGCTTCGAAGTGCTGGATAAAAGCCGGGTGGGAGAGGCGGACTACTTCCTTTCCGATTTCCGCCATTGGGCGGAGGGGTTTCAGCAGTACAGGGAGCACCGGGCGCTCTTCGGAGGGGAAGAGGTTTTTGCGGTCCGGGTGGGTGGGACGAAGGTGTTGGTGGCGTATACGGTTTCATTCCATGTTAACCCTCAATAA
- a CDS encoding DUF819 family protein, producing MHWALLQFSLVCLFPFISRRLGRQQWVPSWLSPVVMCYALGVLLSNFPLFPLDDKLSNTFTEITIVLAIPLLLYGTNLHQWIGQARSTLLSFGLCVAAGLFATAAAAFVYAQRLDDAWRISGMLVGIYTGGTPNMQAIGLALGASQESIILLNAADMLTGGIYLLFLTSLAPRVYSLFLPAFEKKESEEANADEISESVSKINYRDSMRAILLTLVIIGASLGACQLIFGHLENIAFIMLLLTTLSIAASFAPRVRRLENTFETGEYFLLMFCVALGMLADFSEILAQGPDIIAFSVFAFLGTVLLHLLGAALFRIDRDTVLFTSVAALYGPAFIGQVASITGNRQLIFSGIAAGLLGYAIGNYLGIGLAYALRAWLGGG from the coding sequence ATGCATTGGGCGCTACTTCAGTTTTCCCTCGTCTGCCTGTTTCCTTTCATCAGCCGCCGGCTCGGCCGCCAACAATGGGTTCCTTCCTGGCTGAGCCCGGTAGTGATGTGTTATGCCCTTGGCGTCCTGCTGAGCAACTTCCCCCTCTTTCCCCTTGACGACAAACTCTCTAACACCTTCACCGAAATAACCATCGTATTAGCCATTCCTCTATTGTTGTACGGCACCAACCTGCATCAATGGATCGGCCAGGCCCGCAGCACCCTTCTCAGCTTCGGGCTTTGCGTGGCGGCGGGCCTTTTCGCCACCGCCGCCGCCGCCTTTGTTTATGCCCAAAGGCTCGACGATGCCTGGCGCATTTCCGGCATGCTGGTTGGCATATACACCGGCGGCACGCCCAACATGCAGGCCATCGGGCTGGCGCTGGGCGCCAGCCAGGAATCCATCATACTGCTGAACGCTGCCGACATGCTCACCGGAGGCATTTACCTGCTCTTTCTCACTTCCCTCGCCCCCCGTGTATACAGCCTTTTCCTGCCTGCCTTCGAAAAAAAAGAGTCCGAAGAGGCCAACGCCGACGAAATTTCCGAATCCGTCTCAAAGATCAACTACCGGGACAGCATGAGGGCTATATTGCTCACGCTGGTCATTATCGGCGCCAGCCTGGGCGCGTGCCAGCTGATTTTCGGCCATCTGGAAAACATCGCTTTCATCATGCTGCTGCTCACTACCCTCAGCATCGCCGCCTCCTTTGCCCCTCGGGTTCGCCGGTTAGAAAATACTTTCGAAACCGGAGAGTATTTCCTGCTGATGTTCTGCGTAGCCCTTGGCATGCTCGCCGATTTTTCCGAAATCCTGGCGCAGGGGCCGGATATCATCGCCTTTTCCGTTTTTGCCTTTCTGGGCACCGTGCTGCTGCACCTGCTGGGGGCTGCCCTGTTCCGCATCGACCGCGACACGGTTTTGTTCACTTCTGTCGCCGCCCTCTACGGGCCGGCCTTTATTGGCCAAGTTGCCAGCATCACCGGCAACCGTCAACTCATCTTTTCTGGTATCGCGGCGGGGTTGCTGGGCTACGCTATCGGCAATTATCTGGGCATCGGGCTGGCGTACGCGCTGAGAGCCTGGTTGGGAGGAGGGTGA
- a CDS encoding ATP-dependent Clp protease ATP-binding subunit: protein MDKIDYPLLYFEFQEGAVLGILVGTELEAMDKDLRSLKSALLDHLQKQYKKYDDYPLMDIMEPRLRMVEASIRPAYRDRTGSYPLSSTLKVSVPAVFGETEQGYFECYLPLFAESFYYYDARQFDALVQHVVVTLLNRFSPEKIYRLQMLPRPSLDVVPLKVNYDRDLYWSGIEYKREYKVLNRLAERVPQKKNIRRSMSALPEAAWEQEGKVTEVADKLISTRSNVLAVGRPGTGKSAVLRQAIKKITARSRKQQLGYTFWRILPQRITASSKYLGEWEELCELLVEELNLANGILWVEDVVRLLQIGGEGPEDSVAAFLLSFLQQGKLQMVGEATPQELESMRRLLPGFAEAFQVVLIEELDEKKVISVLDKFAEYSEKSLRMPIAKEALQLSYRLLLRYYPYESFPGKGIKFLGQCVSEGQLRRAEKVTKKAVFDNFIRQTGLPEFFLRDDLLLDIEELQGYFNQRIIGQPDAVSKLCSLVKVYKAGLNNPYKPINTLLFAGPTGVGKTASAKALADYFFGKGQRKSPLVRIDMSEFQYPGQIVRLIGAGREPGQLVKDIRERPFSVLLLDEVEKADPSIFDALLGLMDEGVLVDAYGRETNFRNTIVIMTSNLGASGQKSIGFGQKEDEDAVYLSAITRHFRPEFVNRLDSVVVFGSLNQEDIRAITRKELDELSQREGFAKRQIDIQFSEKVVSYIASIGFDVRYGARPLQRAVEQSLMTPIANWLLQHPKSENCRLQVDYQDRLVIEQQNLT, encoded by the coding sequence ATGGATAAGATCGACTACCCTTTGCTGTATTTTGAGTTTCAGGAGGGCGCCGTGCTGGGCATCCTGGTCGGCACGGAACTGGAAGCTATGGACAAAGACCTGCGCAGCCTCAAAAGCGCTCTCCTGGACCATTTGCAGAAGCAATACAAAAAATACGACGACTATCCCCTGATGGATATCATGGAGCCCCGGCTGCGAATGGTGGAAGCTTCCATTCGGCCCGCCTATCGGGACCGCACCGGCTCCTACCCTCTTTCCAGTACGCTGAAAGTTTCCGTGCCTGCCGTGTTCGGCGAAACCGAACAGGGCTATTTCGAATGCTACCTGCCGTTATTCGCAGAGAGTTTCTATTATTACGACGCCCGCCAGTTCGACGCCCTGGTCCAGCACGTCGTCGTCACCCTGCTCAACCGCTTCAGCCCGGAAAAGATCTACCGCCTTCAGATGCTGCCCCGCCCCAGCCTCGATGTGGTGCCCCTTAAGGTCAATTACGACCGGGACCTCTACTGGAGCGGCATTGAATATAAACGAGAATACAAGGTGCTGAACCGGTTGGCCGAGCGGGTGCCGCAGAAAAAAAACATCCGCCGCAGCATGAGCGCGCTTCCGGAAGCAGCCTGGGAGCAGGAAGGAAAAGTAACCGAAGTAGCCGATAAGCTGATCAGCACCCGCTCCAACGTATTGGCTGTAGGACGGCCCGGAACGGGAAAGAGCGCCGTGCTCCGGCAAGCCATCAAAAAGATCACCGCCCGTTCCCGAAAACAACAGCTCGGCTACACCTTCTGGCGCATCCTTCCCCAGCGGATCACAGCGAGTTCCAAATACCTCGGGGAGTGGGAAGAGTTGTGCGAACTGCTGGTGGAGGAACTGAACCTGGCCAACGGCATCCTTTGGGTGGAAGACGTCGTCCGGCTCCTGCAAATCGGCGGGGAAGGGCCGGAGGATAGTGTGGCGGCATTCCTGTTGTCCTTTCTCCAGCAGGGCAAATTGCAAATGGTCGGCGAAGCCACTCCTCAGGAGCTGGAGAGCATGCGGCGGCTCCTGCCCGGTTTTGCGGAAGCTTTCCAGGTGGTGCTGATCGAAGAGCTCGACGAAAAAAAAGTGATCAGCGTTCTGGACAAATTTGCCGAGTACTCGGAAAAAAGCCTGCGGATGCCCATTGCCAAAGAAGCCCTTCAGCTTTCCTACCGCCTGCTGCTGCGCTATTACCCCTACGAAAGTTTTCCCGGCAAAGGCATCAAGTTCCTGGGCCAGTGCGTCAGCGAAGGACAATTGCGCCGGGCGGAAAAAGTAACGAAAAAAGCCGTTTTTGACAACTTCATCCGGCAGACCGGCCTGCCGGAGTTCTTCCTGCGCGACGACCTGCTGCTCGACATCGAAGAGTTGCAGGGCTACTTCAACCAGCGGATCATTGGCCAGCCGGACGCCGTCAGCAAGCTGTGCAGCCTCGTTAAAGTATACAAAGCAGGCCTGAATAACCCCTACAAGCCCATCAATACGCTGCTCTTCGCCGGCCCGACCGGCGTCGGCAAGACGGCCAGCGCCAAGGCATTAGCCGATTACTTCTTTGGGAAAGGGCAACGCAAATCCCCCCTGGTGCGCATCGACATGAGCGAATTTCAGTATCCGGGCCAGATCGTCCGGCTCATCGGCGCCGGCCGGGAGCCCGGCCAGTTGGTGAAGGACATCCGGGAACGCCCTTTCTCAGTCCTCTTGCTCGACGAAGTGGAAAAAGCCGATCCTTCCATTTTCGACGCCCTTCTGGGGCTTATGGACGAAGGGGTGCTCGTCGATGCCTACGGCCGGGAAACCAATTTTAGAAATACCATAGTGATCATGACCTCCAATCTCGGCGCCAGCGGCCAGAAATCCATCGGCTTCGGGCAGAAAGAAGACGAAGACGCCGTTTATTTATCCGCTATTACCCGCCATTTTCGCCCGGAATTCGTCAACCGCCTGGACAGCGTTGTAGTCTTCGGCAGCCTTAACCAGGAAGACATTCGGGCCATTACAAGAAAAGAACTCGACGAACTCAGCCAGCGGGAAGGATTTGCCAAACGCCAAATCGACATTCAATTTTCGGAAAAGGTGGTCAGCTATATTGCTTCTATCGGTTTTGACGTGCGCTACGGAGCGCGCCCCCTGCAGCGCGCTGTCGAACAATCGCTGATGACCCCAATAGCCAACTGGTTGCTTCAGCATCCGAAGTCGGAAAACTGCCGTCTCCAGGTCGACTACCAGGATCGCCTCGTGATCGAGCAACAAAACCTTACCTGA
- the galK gene encoding galactokinase has translation MHSLSDIVELYEERFDTHPLLIRACGRINIIGEHTDYNDGFVLPAAVDKYIYFAIGENGTEDCHLYAADIKQQHSFSINRIEPSEKLWANYLMGIMQQLQAPGIPMEGIDCVFGGNLPIGSGLSSSAALECGFAQGLNTLFQLEANLVELAQLAQRSSHQFVGIPCGIMDQFASLLGRAGQAIKLDCRSLEYEYIPLELGDCELVLINTKVHHELASSEYPVRVKECREGVEAIQKRHPEVESLRDVTLEMLEAHREELPEVIYRRCAYVIQENARLEEAAQCLAKGDMERLGELLLLTHKSLRDDYEVSCPELDFLVGFAEQFDGVLGARLMGGGFGGCTINLVRREAKEKFLKEATKAYFRQFGFHSEYYFVRPVDGTEVVREE, from the coding sequence ATGCACAGCCTTTCAGATATTGTCGAATTGTACGAAGAGCGTTTCGACACCCATCCTCTCCTCATCCGGGCCTGCGGCCGGATCAACATCATCGGCGAACACACGGACTACAACGACGGCTTCGTTTTGCCCGCAGCGGTTGACAAATACATCTACTTTGCCATCGGGGAGAATGGCACGGAGGACTGCCATCTCTACGCCGCTGACATAAAACAGCAGCACAGTTTTAGCATCAACCGGATCGAACCCAGCGAAAAGCTTTGGGCCAATTATCTGATGGGCATCATGCAGCAACTGCAGGCGCCGGGCATTCCGATGGAAGGCATCGATTGCGTTTTTGGCGGCAACCTGCCCATTGGGTCCGGCCTCAGCTCCTCGGCGGCGCTGGAATGTGGATTTGCCCAGGGGTTGAATACTTTGTTTCAACTGGAGGCCAACCTGGTGGAACTGGCGCAGCTCGCCCAGCGGTCTTCCCATCAGTTTGTCGGCATTCCCTGCGGCATTATGGACCAGTTTGCCAGCCTGCTGGGCCGGGCGGGGCAGGCCATCAAGCTGGATTGCCGGTCTCTGGAGTACGAATACATTCCCCTGGAACTGGGCGATTGCGAACTGGTGCTCATCAATACCAAAGTACACCACGAACTGGCGTCATCCGAATATCCCGTCCGGGTAAAAGAGTGCCGGGAAGGGGTGGAAGCCATACAAAAACGCCATCCTGAGGTGGAAAGCCTTCGGGATGTTACGCTGGAAATGCTGGAGGCGCACCGGGAGGAATTGCCGGAGGTGATCTACCGGCGCTGCGCTTACGTCATCCAGGAGAACGCCCGCCTGGAGGAGGCTGCCCAATGCCTGGCCAAGGGAGATATGGAACGCCTGGGCGAACTCCTTCTGCTCACCCACAAGAGCCTGCGCGACGATTACGAGGTCAGCTGCCCGGAGCTGGATTTTCTGGTGGGCTTCGCCGAACAATTCGACGGCGTGCTGGGCGCTCGCCTGATGGGAGGAGGCTTCGGAGGGTGCACCATCAACCTGGTCCGCAGGGAAGCTAAAGAAAAATTCCTCAAAGAAGCCACCAAGGCTTATTTCCGGCAGTTCGGCTTTCATTCGGAGTATTACTTCGTCCGCCCGGTGGATGGCACGGAGGTGGTGCGGGAGGAGTAG